A single window of Treponema denticola ATCC 35405 DNA harbors:
- a CDS encoding Crp/Fnr family transcriptional regulator, producing MNPIFKNIPAQEAEKYLKNTKAKTLNYKKDAFIFFEGDTPAFFFVLKSGIVQIEKNTADGKRLIVNRFENPGTVFAEVYALLDSAIYDYSCRVISDAEILCLPIEGVFGAGAYSETHFKVLKNLLNILAHKAYFLNQKLLIFSSFSLRQKIALYLLQQAEGSSKVELNLNREAMAEYLAVPRPSLSRELMSMQKDGLLKIEKDTIIVNLDKLEDFS from the coding sequence ATGAATCCTATTTTTAAAAATATACCCGCTCAAGAAGCGGAAAAATATTTAAAAAATACCAAGGCTAAAACCCTCAACTATAAAAAAGATGCCTTTATCTTTTTTGAGGGCGATACTCCCGCTTTTTTCTTTGTTTTAAAATCGGGTATCGTTCAAATCGAAAAAAACACTGCCGATGGAAAGCGGCTTATTGTAAACCGCTTTGAAAACCCCGGTACGGTTTTTGCCGAAGTCTATGCTCTTTTGGATTCGGCTATCTACGATTACTCATGCCGTGTAATTAGCGATGCCGAAATTCTTTGTCTCCCCATAGAAGGGGTCTTTGGTGCCGGAGCGTACTCCGAAACTCATTTTAAGGTTCTAAAGAACCTATTAAATATTTTAGCTCATAAGGCTTATTTTTTAAACCAAAAGCTTCTTATCTTTTCTTCATTCAGTCTTCGTCAAAAGATAGCCCTCTATTTATTGCAGCAGGCTGAAGGAAGTTCAAAGGTTGAGCTAAACCTAAACAGGGAGGCTATGGCCGAATACTTAGCGGTTCCTCGGCCATCTTTATCCCGCGAGCTTATGAGCATGCAAAAAGATGGGCTTTTAAAAATCGAAAAAGATACCATCATTGTCAACCTTGATAAACTCGAAGACTTTAGCTAA
- a CDS encoding GTP-binding protein, which yields MNLIIFSGPPSSGKTSVILKTIDALKKQNIKTGAVKFDCLYTDDDLLYQKAGVPVQKGISGSLCPDHFFVSNIEEAVQWGIKEGLDLLVSESAGLCNRCSPYIKNILGICVIDNLSGINTPKKIGPLLKSADIVVITKGDIVSQAEREVFAARVNAVNPRAVIMHVNGLTGQGAFELSTLLTDKAEDISTVQGMELRFPMPAALCSYCLGETRIGENFQMGNIRKMKIAEEQGRKNEQ from the coding sequence ATGAACTTAATAATATTTTCAGGCCCGCCATCGTCGGGCAAAACAAGCGTAATCTTAAAAACAATAGATGCCTTAAAAAAACAAAATATAAAAACGGGGGCAGTAAAATTCGACTGCCTTTATACTGATGATGACCTTCTATATCAAAAGGCCGGAGTTCCCGTCCAAAAAGGAATCTCCGGCTCCCTATGTCCCGACCACTTCTTTGTGTCAAACATAGAGGAGGCCGTGCAATGGGGAATCAAGGAAGGGCTTGACCTTTTGGTAAGCGAGTCCGCAGGGCTTTGTAACCGCTGTTCCCCCTATATAAAAAATATTTTAGGTATCTGCGTAATCGATAACCTGTCGGGGATAAATACGCCAAAAAAAATAGGCCCTCTTTTAAAGTCAGCCGACATCGTAGTTATCACAAAGGGAGACATCGTTTCTCAAGCTGAACGCGAAGTTTTTGCGGCAAGGGTAAATGCCGTAAATCCTAGGGCGGTCATCATGCATGTAAACGGTCTTACGGGCCAAGGAGCCTTTGAGCTCAGCACCCTTTTAACGGATAAGGCCGAAGATATTTCTACGGTACAAGGAATGGAACTCCGCTTTCCCATGCCTGCCGCCCTTTGCTCTTATTGTTTGGGTGAAACAAGAATAGGAGAAAACTTCCAGATGGGAAATATCCGCAAGATGAAAATTGCCGAAGAACAGGGGAGAAAAAATGAACAATGA
- a CDS encoding ATP-binding cassette domain-containing protein: protein MNNEFYLSDENTEVKKLSEKSIQDILSEYPFIEDFINENRLIEIGILKNKEQTLKDFLQSLSDEVCEEEAINREELYSAFFEYIIQMKSFLNLENANEVHNLTILPGTNKSGETENFDELTLYTSQIISIVGPTGSGKSRLLADIEWTAQKDTPTNRSILINGKTPDKTIRFSVNNKLVAQLSQNMNFVMDLSVKEFIELHAESRLIQNKEDAVKNIIEAANNLAGEKFNLDTPITALSGGQSRALMIADTAILSSSPIVLIDEIENAGIDRKKALELLVSKEKIVLMATHDPALALYADKRIVIKNGGIASVIETSKKEKEILAELEIMDAKIQNMRTRLRAGEELGLTG, encoded by the coding sequence ATGAACAATGAATTTTATTTAAGTGATGAAAATACAGAGGTTAAAAAACTTTCTGAAAAATCGATTCAAGATATTTTAAGCGAATACCCTTTTATCGAAGATTTTATAAATGAAAACCGCTTGATTGAAATAGGTATTTTAAAAAACAAAGAGCAGACTCTAAAAGATTTTTTACAATCGCTTTCCGATGAAGTTTGTGAAGAAGAAGCAATAAACAGAGAAGAACTTTACTCTGCATTTTTTGAATACATAATTCAAATGAAGTCTTTCCTTAATTTGGAAAATGCAAACGAGGTTCACAACCTCACAATTCTTCCCGGAACAAACAAGTCAGGCGAAACCGAAAACTTTGATGAGCTTACCCTTTATACCTCTCAAATTATTTCGATTGTAGGCCCGACAGGGTCCGGAAAATCGAGGCTCCTTGCCGACATCGAATGGACTGCTCAAAAGGATACTCCTACAAACCGCAGCATTTTAATTAACGGTAAAACACCCGATAAGACAATCCGTTTTTCGGTAAACAATAAACTTGTGGCTCAGCTCTCGCAAAATATGAACTTTGTAATGGATTTATCCGTCAAAGAATTTATCGAGCTCCATGCGGAAAGCCGTCTTATCCAAAACAAGGAAGATGCGGTAAAAAATATCATAGAGGCGGCAAACAATCTTGCGGGAGAAAAATTTAATTTGGATACGCCGATAACGGCCTTGAGCGGAGGACAGTCGAGGGCTCTTATGATTGCGGATACAGCTATTTTAAGCTCCTCTCCCATCGTTCTCATAGACGAAATAGAAAACGCAGGCATTGACCGCAAAAAAGCCTTGGAACTCTTGGTTTCAAAGGAAAAAATTGTTTTAATGGCCACACATGATCCGGCTCTGGCCCTCTATGCGGATAAGCGAATAGTTATCAAAAACGGAGGAATAGCATCCGTTATAGAAACTTCAAAAAAAGAAAAAGAAATTCTTGCCGAGCTTGAAATTATGGATGCAAAAATTCAAAATATGAGAACAAGGTTAAGGGCAGGAGAAGAGCTTGGGCTTACAGGCTAG
- a CDS encoding alpha-L-fucosidase: MLNFCCFKPIFAHLKSLILSYILNIMKPDKITQWQKLGFGMFIHYGLYSLCGGVWKGEPVKRGYSEQILSHGKIPKEEYKALQNKFTCKNFDAGKICALAKAAGMKYIIITAKHHDGFCLFDTKTTDYNSVKAPAKRDLIAELSQACKKNGLRFGLYFSWIDWNCEFALPISDHNSDKIPPKHQKVNIEQLKELFTNYGPLCELWMDMGYPTKKQSEEVRALAQKLQPDMMINGRIWNDCGDFCTMGDNKFPDKSLNVPWQTPASIYHETWGYRSWQRRGDKNKKAQELIESLIRVRAMGGNYLLNIGPKGDGSVVAFEAEVLKKIGSFFKSKAPSQGCAKKLCKELNLDIPQDSILELSGEKNEIPFTKKLYRFTGKDYYSSHFICTELELNLKISKGLYKTNFWTISLVRKKPLSQDEVLEINGKEFCFPANKKELEIFKNIKIESVLKISVSTGGTPSLRKALKQDNLILRVEGK, from the coding sequence ATGTTAAATTTTTGTTGTTTTAAGCCTATTTTTGCTCACTTGAAATCTCTTATCCTATCCTATATACTCAATATTATGAAACCGGATAAAATTACACAGTGGCAAAAATTAGGTTTTGGAATGTTTATTCATTATGGACTTTATTCTTTATGCGGAGGTGTATGGAAGGGTGAACCGGTAAAGCGCGGTTACAGTGAGCAGATTTTAAGTCACGGTAAAATTCCTAAAGAAGAATATAAGGCCTTACAAAATAAATTTACCTGTAAGAATTTCGATGCAGGAAAGATATGTGCCCTCGCAAAAGCTGCAGGAATGAAATACATCATTATCACGGCAAAGCACCATGACGGCTTTTGTCTTTTTGACACAAAGACTACCGATTATAATTCGGTGAAGGCTCCTGCAAAAAGAGACCTTATTGCAGAGCTTTCTCAAGCATGTAAAAAAAACGGTTTAAGGTTCGGCCTTTATTTTTCTTGGATAGATTGGAACTGCGAATTTGCTCTTCCTATAAGCGATCATAACAGCGATAAAATTCCGCCCAAGCATCAAAAAGTTAATATTGAACAGCTGAAAGAATTGTTTACAAATTACGGTCCTCTTTGCGAGCTTTGGATGGATATGGGCTACCCGACAAAAAAGCAAAGTGAAGAAGTAAGAGCCCTTGCTCAAAAGCTTCAGCCCGATATGATGATAAACGGCCGTATATGGAATGACTGCGGAGATTTTTGTACAATGGGGGATAACAAATTTCCTGATAAAAGTTTGAATGTTCCTTGGCAAACCCCTGCTTCAATTTATCATGAAACATGGGGCTACCGTTCATGGCAAAGACGGGGCGATAAAAATAAAAAAGCCCAAGAGCTTATAGAAAGCCTTATAAGGGTAAGAGCCATGGGAGGTAATTATCTTTTGAACATAGGCCCAAAGGGTGACGGCTCCGTGGTCGCATTTGAAGCCGAGGTCTTAAAGAAAATAGGCAGCTTTTTTAAATCAAAAGCGCCTTCTCAAGGGTGCGCAAAAAAACTTTGTAAAGAATTAAATTTAGATATTCCTCAAGATAGTATTTTAGAACTAAGCGGAGAAAAAAACGAAATTCCATTTACAAAAAAACTTTACCGCTTTACGGGAAAAGATTATTACTCTTCTCATTTTATTTGCACAGAGCTTGAACTTAATCTAAAAATTTCAAAAGGCTTATACAAAACAAATTTCTGGACAATCAGCCTCGTCAGAAAAAAGCCCTTATCCCAAGATGAGGTTTTGGAAATAAACGGAAAGGAATTTTGTTTCCCCGCAAACAAAAAAGAATTGGAAATTTTTAAAAACATAAAAATAGAAAGTGTGCTTAAAATTTCAGTATCTACAGGCGGAACACCTTCATTGCGTAAGGCCTTAAAACAGGATAACTTAATTTTAAGAGTAGAAGGAAAATGA
- a CDS encoding ABC transporter substrate-binding protein encodes MNKYFNMDESVFDITERFPETIRYLAEKGFTPLTNPLMRKIMGKKISLEKALLTKNLDIGLCEKELIEVIEQNKNIGFAEIDLSLEKKNAQNTGYDDGKKNIRIEGVLPCPIRIPLLEAFKEFHSKYIEENKDELEKQNYKISYDLRSANLGIDWIIKEAQTGKKENLPDILLSAGFELFFDKKLMGSFIENKDFHCSIEKMNKDFCNDYIDLRDGKKNYAIIGVVPAVMIVNTELLRGRKMPETWADLLLPEFENSAAIPFSDLDLFNSVILNIYSRFGDEGIKKLGRACRTSLHPAQMVKGKASLVLKNPKSVVNEPPAVNISPYFFSKMIKEDSALKTVWPKDGAIAAPIFMLVKKENEALTKAFADFFLSEKTGRVFSESGFFPSTNPDVDNRLGEDKKFSWVGWDFIYQNDIGSLLEKIKTDFETAAGKI; translated from the coding sequence ATGAATAAATATTTTAATATGGATGAAAGTGTTTTTGATATTACCGAACGCTTTCCTGAAACGATAAGATACTTGGCAGAAAAAGGTTTTACCCCTCTTACCAATCCCCTTATGCGCAAAATAATGGGGAAAAAGATTAGTCTTGAAAAAGCCCTTTTAACGAAGAATCTTGATATCGGCTTGTGCGAAAAAGAGCTTATTGAAGTTATCGAACAAAATAAAAATATCGGTTTTGCCGAAATAGATTTAAGCTTAGAAAAGAAAAACGCACAAAACACCGGTTATGATGACGGCAAAAAAAATATAAGGATTGAGGGAGTTCTTCCATGTCCTATAAGAATCCCCTTGCTTGAAGCCTTTAAAGAATTTCATTCCAAGTATATTGAAGAAAATAAAGATGAGCTTGAAAAACAAAACTATAAAATCAGCTATGATCTTCGTTCCGCAAACCTCGGAATCGACTGGATAATAAAAGAAGCTCAAACAGGAAAAAAGGAAAACCTCCCCGATATTCTCCTCTCTGCAGGGTTTGAGCTTTTTTTCGACAAAAAGCTCATGGGCTCCTTTATCGAGAACAAAGATTTTCACTGTTCAATCGAAAAAATGAATAAGGACTTTTGCAACGATTATATAGACCTTAGAGACGGCAAAAAAAACTATGCAATTATCGGGGTAGTTCCCGCAGTAATGATTGTAAACACCGAGCTGTTAAGAGGAAGAAAGATGCCCGAAACTTGGGCAGACCTCCTTTTACCTGAATTTGAAAATTCGGCGGCAATTCCCTTCAGCGATTTGGACTTGTTTAATTCGGTAATCCTAAATATTTACAGCCGTTTCGGAGATGAAGGTATAAAAAAATTGGGCAGAGCTTGCCGCACCTCTCTTCATCCGGCACAAATGGTAAAGGGAAAAGCGTCTCTGGTTTTAAAAAATCCTAAATCCGTTGTCAATGAACCTCCTGCCGTAAACATAAGCCCCTACTTTTTTTCAAAGATGATAAAAGAAGATTCGGCATTAAAAACGGTTTGGCCCAAAGACGGGGCTATAGCGGCTCCGATTTTTATGCTTGTAAAAAAAGAAAATGAGGCTTTGACAAAGGCCTTTGCGGATTTCTTCCTTTCAGAAAAAACCGGAAGGGTGTTTTCCGAAAGCGGTTTTTTCCCGTCAACGAATCCCGATGTCGATAACCGTTTAGGCGAGGATAAAAAATTTTCTTGGGTAGGTTGGGACTTTATTTATCAAAACGATATAGGTTCTCTTTTGGAAAAAATCAAAACCGATTTTGAAACAGCTGCCGGAAAAATTTAA
- a CDS encoding type II toxin-antitoxin system HicA family toxin, whose translation MASVEKIIEKMKNQPNGIRIQEADKVLEYIGYRFDRQKGSHRHYINAQGDVITVKSETPLKACYVKDILKRM comes from the coding sequence ATGGCTAGTGTTGAAAAAATAATTGAAAAAATGAAAAATCAACCAAATGGTATAAGAATTCAAGAGGCTGACAAAGTTCTTGAGTATATAGGCTATAGGTTTGACCGTCAAAAAGGTTCTCATCGGCACTATATAAATGCTCAAGGGGATGTTATAACCGTGAAATCCGAAACCCCATTAAAAGCATGCTATGTAAAAGATATTTTAAAAAGAATGTAG
- a CDS encoding heavy metal translocating P-type ATPase, producing the protein MNFYIAHRLPGRLRLRYSRRGLSRKQAVLVETLVSLQEGIRSISVNPVSGSILIEYSGISEDEALSYIKALNSSYLENEELLENVEEPIVSESLTVSLGMLLAEFFIRRLLPIPVRRILALFSIMPRVKGGMRALKGGRPFCAETLDATALSLSYATGDLNTAGTIAMMLEMGEILEDYTRRKSYENLTRSFLNTKETVHVLKDGNETEISANLLQAGDTVILRIGSVIPADGTVVSGEASVNQASMTGEGLPVHKVSGDTVFASTVVEEGEIHVCVKACGRETRVSKIADMIDRSQSLKAASQIKSERTADKLVFYNFLLAGLTYAFTRNFAKAASTLLVDYSCAMKLSAPVCVLSAMKNCAEHGITVKGGKFLEDFARADTIVFDKTGTLTESQPSVKKIITFGGRPEKAVLKIAACLEEHFPHSLARAVVREAENRGIKHREEHTKVSYILAHGLASTLKGEELRIGSAHFIFDDEGIPKTEEAEKAIEDLSKSGCSQLYLSIGKELAGIIAIEDPVRSEAKEVVSELHKLGIKNIIMLTGDGPQTARSIAEKTGIDRYHAQALPDTKADFIKELKAEGKKIVMIGDGINDSPALSEADVGIAMGQASSIAGETADILLPDDGLRALPILRRIATGLIKRINVNNKAIIGINSALIAGELAGSIPPATAALVHNGSTVAIGMSAMRSYEQPLAESI; encoded by the coding sequence ATGAATTTTTATATTGCTCACCGCCTCCCTGGGCGTTTGCGTTTAAGATATAGCCGGAGAGGTTTAAGCCGCAAACAAGCCGTTCTTGTAGAGACTCTTGTGTCTTTGCAAGAAGGCATAAGATCGATAAGTGTAAATCCTGTTTCAGGAAGTATCTTAATTGAATATTCGGGGATAAGCGAAGACGAAGCTCTTTCTTATATAAAAGCTCTAAATTCTTCTTACCTTGAAAACGAAGAACTGTTAGAAAATGTAGAGGAACCTATAGTGAGCGAAAGCTTAACGGTTTCTCTGGGGATGCTGCTTGCAGAGTTTTTTATCCGCAGACTCTTACCTATTCCTGTCCGTAGAATACTGGCTCTCTTTTCAATTATGCCCCGCGTAAAAGGCGGAATGAGAGCATTGAAAGGAGGCCGGCCTTTTTGTGCCGAAACCTTAGATGCAACAGCTCTTTCTCTTTCTTATGCGACGGGAGACCTAAACACAGCCGGAACCATCGCAATGATGCTTGAAATGGGTGAAATCTTGGAAGACTATACCCGCCGGAAGTCCTATGAAAATTTAACCCGCAGTTTTTTAAATACAAAAGAAACGGTTCATGTTCTAAAAGACGGAAATGAAACTGAAATTTCCGCCAATCTTCTTCAAGCCGGAGATACGGTTATTCTTAGGATAGGGTCGGTTATTCCTGCAGATGGAACAGTCGTATCGGGCGAGGCTTCCGTTAATCAGGCTTCAATGACGGGAGAAGGCCTTCCCGTGCACAAGGTTTCGGGAGATACTGTTTTTGCTTCTACCGTCGTTGAAGAGGGGGAAATCCATGTATGCGTAAAGGCCTGCGGACGGGAAACCAGAGTGAGCAAGATAGCCGATATGATTGACCGCTCTCAATCTTTAAAGGCGGCTTCACAAATCAAATCCGAAAGGACTGCGGATAAACTTGTTTTTTATAACTTTTTACTTGCAGGCTTGACCTACGCCTTTACCCGTAACTTTGCAAAGGCTGCCTCGACTCTTCTTGTCGACTATTCTTGTGCGATGAAGTTATCAGCCCCTGTCTGCGTGCTCTCAGCCATGAAAAACTGTGCCGAGCACGGTATTACCGTAAAGGGCGGAAAGTTTTTAGAAGACTTTGCCCGGGCGGATACAATCGTATTCGATAAGACGGGAACTCTTACGGAATCCCAGCCCTCTGTTAAAAAGATAATTACCTTCGGCGGCAGGCCGGAAAAAGCCGTATTAAAAATAGCGGCCTGTCTTGAAGAGCATTTTCCACATTCACTTGCAAGGGCCGTTGTACGGGAAGCCGAAAACAGGGGAATTAAACACAGAGAAGAACATACAAAAGTTTCCTATATTTTAGCCCATGGCCTTGCTTCTACCTTAAAAGGAGAGGAGCTGCGTATAGGAAGTGCTCATTTTATATTCGATGATGAGGGTATTCCAAAAACTGAAGAGGCCGAAAAAGCCATTGAAGATTTGTCGAAGAGCGGCTGTTCCCAGTTATATTTATCGATAGGAAAAGAACTTGCCGGTATCATTGCGATAGAAGATCCTGTTCGCTCTGAGGCAAAAGAAGTTGTTTCAGAGCTTCACAAACTGGGAATAAAAAACATAATTATGCTGACAGGGGACGGCCCCCAAACCGCACGCAGTATAGCCGAAAAGACGGGTATCGACCGTTATCATGCTCAAGCTCTTCCCGATACAAAGGCCGATTTTATTAAAGAGTTAAAAGCGGAGGGTAAAAAAATCGTCATGATAGGCGACGGGATAAATGATTCCCCTGCTCTGTCGGAAGCGGATGTAGGAATTGCGATGGGACAGGCTTCTTCGATAGCAGGAGAAACCGCCGATATTCTTTTGCCGGATGACGGCCTAAGGGCCCTACCCATTTTAAGGCGTATAGCAACGGGCTTGATCAAAAGAATCAATGTAAACAATAAGGCGATTATCGGCATTAACTCAGCCCTTATTGCAGGGGAACTTGCGGGCTCAATTCCTCCGGCTACAGCGGCCTTAGTCCATAACGGTTCGACGGTTGCCATAGGTATGTCTGCAATGAGAAGCTATGAGCAGCCCCTTGCCGAATCTATTTAA
- a CDS encoding type II toxin-antitoxin system HicB family antitoxin, giving the protein MQIKDYLNLPYSIITKKIHDESGVYYYAQVKELDGCQSSGETLEEVYTNIYEAMEGWIEAKLENGFTIPMPQDENNYSGKFLLRLPKSLHKELALNAEHEGVSLNQYVLYRLS; this is encoded by the coding sequence ATGCAAATAAAGGATTATTTAAATTTACCGTATTCAATTATCACAAAAAAAATACACGATGAGAGCGGCGTATATTATTATGCACAAGTTAAAGAGCTTGATGGTTGTCAAAGTTCAGGTGAAACATTAGAAGAAGTGTATACAAATATATATGAAGCAATGGAAGGCTGGATAGAAGCAAAACTTGAAAACGGTTTCACAATACCTATGCCTCAAGACGAAAATAATTATAGCGGAAAGTTTCTTTTAAGACTTCCTAAATCTTTACACAAAGAACTAGCTTTAAATGCAGAACATGAAGGCGTTTCCTTAAACCAATACGTTCTTTATAGACTTTCTTAA
- a CDS encoding putative ABC transporter permease has protein sequence MALDYLILYFTIYSFIGWFCEVVYCSLLQRKFVLNRGMLYGPVCPIYGFGALILIFSLKNLIPYPIVLFFAAVLLTSSLEYAASFILEYLFDTLWWDYSKHKLNINGRVCALNSTLFGILGLALMYIVNPFISKYVNQIPDLFILIISKALLFIFIGDFIFTLKALIGLHDALLHIKNLTENFYTHLETLNIHERISESNIAESFNLLREKLKQDGYSAYEKVQEQLKLIAEKNKGHILSAFPNMRQRKNNLHLKLLKYFKEKRGE, from the coding sequence ATGGCATTGGATTATTTGATTTTATATTTTACTATTTACAGTTTTATCGGATGGTTTTGTGAAGTAGTCTATTGCTCGCTTTTACAAAGGAAGTTTGTATTAAACCGAGGAATGCTTTACGGACCTGTATGTCCCATATACGGTTTTGGGGCTTTGATTTTAATTTTTTCGCTAAAAAATTTAATCCCTTATCCTATAGTTTTGTTTTTTGCTGCCGTACTTTTAACAAGTTCTCTTGAGTATGCGGCAAGTTTTATTTTGGAATATTTATTTGATACCCTGTGGTGGGATTATTCAAAACACAAACTGAATATTAACGGAAGGGTTTGTGCCCTTAATTCGACGCTTTTTGGAATATTGGGGCTTGCTTTAATGTATATAGTAAATCCGTTTATTTCAAAATATGTAAATCAAATACCGGATTTATTTATTCTGATTATTTCAAAAGCCTTGCTTTTTATTTTTATTGGTGATTTTATTTTTACGCTTAAGGCTCTGATCGGTCTCCATGATGCGCTCTTACATATTAAAAATTTGACAGAGAATTTTTACACACATCTTGAAACTCTCAATATACACGAAAGGATAAGCGAAAGCAATATTGCAGAAAGTTTTAATCTTCTGCGTGAAAAACTAAAACAAGACGGATATTCCGCTTATGAAAAAGTACAAGAACAACTTAAACTTATTGCCGAAAAAAACAAGGGGCATATTTTATCGGCCTTCCCGAATATGAGGCAAAGAAAAAATAATTTACACTTAAAACTTTTAAAATATTTTAAGGAGAAGAGGGGAGAATAA
- the hcp gene encoding hydroxylamine reductase, which translates to MDTMFCFQCQETFKNSGCVRVGVCGKNPLVAGLQDFLIWGTKKLSEVTSYMRENGIKVEKEINHIVSTNLFVTITNANFDEKAINNRINITLKAIHDLHSSLNRPFDPEIEVYIDSDIPKRLGKAITIGVLQTKDPDKRSLKELIIYGLKGLCAYVKHANALGYEDEEVDAFIQKTLSMLIDEKLSVDELISLTLKTGEAGVKGMALLDSANTGSYGNPEITEVSIGVRNNPGILVSGHDLKDIEMLLEQTEGTGVDVYTHSEMLPANYYPKLKKYKHLAGNYGNSWAKQVSEFESFNGPILMTTNCIIPSKASYVSRMYTTNAAGHPGCVHIEADENGHKDFSEIIKKAKSCPPPKEIESGKIIGGFAHAQVFALADKIVESVKNGDIRKFIVMGGCDGRHTTRSYYTGFAEALPKNTVILTAGCAKYRYNKLNLGDINGIPRVLDAGQCNDSYSLALIALKLKEIFNLSDINDLPIIFNIAWYEQKAVIVLLALLFLGVKNIHLGPTIPGFLSPNVKDVLISKFGLSGISSIEDDIKHFFG; encoded by the coding sequence ATGGACACTATGTTTTGTTTTCAATGTCAGGAGACATTTAAAAATTCAGGCTGCGTAAGGGTCGGAGTATGCGGGAAAAACCCCTTAGTTGCAGGATTACAGGACTTTCTCATCTGGGGAACAAAAAAGCTTTCCGAGGTGACAAGTTATATGAGGGAAAACGGGATTAAGGTTGAAAAAGAAATTAACCACATCGTAAGCACAAACCTTTTTGTTACAATAACCAATGCAAATTTTGATGAAAAAGCAATTAACAACAGAATAAATATTACTCTTAAAGCAATCCATGATTTGCATAGTTCTTTAAACCGCCCCTTTGATCCGGAGATTGAAGTGTATATTGACTCGGATATACCGAAAAGACTGGGCAAGGCCATTACAATAGGCGTTTTGCAGACAAAAGATCCCGATAAGCGCTCCTTAAAAGAACTTATTATCTATGGTCTAAAGGGGCTATGTGCCTATGTAAAACATGCTAACGCCTTAGGCTATGAAGACGAAGAGGTTGATGCCTTTATTCAAAAAACGCTTTCAATGCTCATAGATGAAAAATTGAGTGTTGATGAACTTATTTCTCTTACCTTAAAGACAGGAGAAGCAGGAGTTAAGGGAATGGCTCTGCTGGATAGCGCCAACACAGGCAGCTACGGTAACCCCGAAATAACCGAAGTTTCGATAGGTGTAAGAAATAATCCGGGCATCCTTGTATCTGGGCATGATCTAAAAGATATCGAAATGCTTCTTGAGCAAACTGAGGGTACAGGCGTTGATGTTTATACTCACTCCGAAATGCTCCCTGCAAATTATTATCCGAAACTAAAAAAATATAAGCATCTTGCAGGTAATTACGGTAATTCGTGGGCCAAACAGGTTTCCGAATTTGAAAGTTTTAACGGCCCAATCCTTATGACAACCAACTGTATAATTCCTTCAAAGGCTTCCTACGTATCAAGAATGTACACGACAAATGCAGCAGGACATCCCGGCTGTGTTCATATCGAAGCCGATGAAAACGGACATAAGGACTTTTCCGAAATTATAAAAAAGGCAAAATCCTGTCCGCCCCCAAAAGAAATTGAAAGCGGAAAGATTATAGGCGGCTTCGCTCACGCCCAAGTTTTTGCTCTTGCCGACAAAATTGTCGAAAGCGTAAAAAACGGAGATATTAGAAAATTCATAGTAATGGGCGGCTGTGACGGCAGGCACACAACAAGATCTTATTATACGGGTTTTGCAGAAGCTCTTCCAAAAAATACCGTCATTCTAACGGCAGGCTGTGCAAAATACAGGTATAATAAATTAAATCTTGGAGATATAAACGGCATTCCAAGGGTATTGGATGCAGGACAGTGCAATGATTCTTATTCCCTTGCCCTTATAGCTCTTAAATTGAAGGAAATATTTAACCTAAGCGATATTAATGATTTACCTATAATTTTTAATATAGCATGGTACGAACAAAAAGCCGTTATAGTACTCTTGGCCCTATTGTTCTTAGGCGTAAAAAACATACACCTTGGGCCTACTATTCCCGGCTTCCTTTCACCCAACGTAAAGGATGTTTTAATAAGCAAATTCGGATTATCGGGAATCTCTTCAATAGAAGATGATATAAAACATTTTTTCGGTTAG